Genomic window (Streptomyces yatensis):
GAGGCGCTGGAGCAGGTGGTCGACCAGTTCTCGGCGGCGCTCGGCCACACCACCGTCCTGGCCGCGGCGAGCTGACCATGTCGTCCCTGCCCGAGCCCGCCCATGTCATCGCCGATGACACCGAGGCGCTGAAGGTGGCCGCGGCGCTGGCCGAGGAGTTCCGTACCGGCGCCGCCGAGCGCGACGCACGGCGCAGGCTGCCGCGTGCCGAACTGGACCGGCTCTCCGCGTCCGGGCTCCTGGCCATCACCGTCCCGGCCGGGCACGGCGGCGCGGACGTGTCCGCCGTGACCCTCGCCGAGGTGTTCCGGCTGCTCGCCGCCGCCGACGCGAGCCTCGCCCAGATCCCGCAGAGCCACTTCTCGTACCTCAATGTGCTGCGCCGTCAGGGCACCGAGGCGCAGCAGGCGTTCTTCTTCGGCGAGGTGCTGGCGGGGAAGCGGTTCGGCAACGCCCAGTCGGAGGCGGGCACCCGCCACCTCCAGGACATCCGCACCCGCCTCGCCCCGGCCGCCGACGGCTCGTACACCCTGACCGGTGTCAAGAACTACTCCACCGGCGCGCTGTTCGCCGACTGGATCCCGGTGCTGGCCCGGGCGGCGGACGACGACCTGCACGTGGCCTATGTGCCGCGGGACGCGCCCGGTCTGACCGTCGTGGACGACTGGGACGGCATGGGCCAGCGGACGACCGCGAGCGGCACCGTCCGGCTGGCGGCCGTGTCCGTCCCGGCGGACCGGGTCGTACCCCACCACCTCACCTTTCGCGGACCCCAACTGCACGGTGCCAGCGCGCAGTTGCTGCACGCGGCCATCGACGCCGGGATCGCCTCGGGGGCGCTGGCGGAGGCGGTGGCCTTCGTCCGCACCAAGAGCCGCCCCTGGTTCGAGAGCGGCTTCGAGACCGCCGCCGAGGATCCGCTGCTCATCCAGCGCTTCGGCGAGCTGGCCCTCCGGGTCCGGGGCGCCGAGGCCCTGCTGTCCGCCGCCGCCCGGGCGGTGGACGCCGCCCGTGGCCACCTCGACGAGGACACCGCCGCCGAGGCGTCGATCGCGGTGGCCGCGGCGAAGGTGGCGGCGGCCAACGCGGCTTTGGAGACGGGCAGTTCGCTGTTCGAGGTCTCCGGCACCCGCTCGGCCCTGGACGCCCTGGGCCTGCACCGCCACTGGCGGGACGCCCGTACCCACACCCTGCACGACCCGTCCCGCTGGAAGGTCCAGCACATCGGCCGCTATGTGCTCAACGGCACGAAACCACCCCGTCACGGCCTCCTCTAGCCCCGTAGCCCCCGTGGCCCCCGCCCCACCCCCGCTCACCCCTGAACGGAGCCGCACCATGTCCCTCACCTTCCACTGGTTCCTGCCCACCAACGGCGACAGCCGCCATGTCGTCGGCGGTGGCCATGGCACCCCCGTCACCTCGGCCGGAGGGGACCGCCCGCCGTCCGTCGGCTATCTC
Coding sequences:
- a CDS encoding SfnB family sulfur acquisition oxidoreductase is translated as MSSLPEPAHVIADDTEALKVAAALAEEFRTGAAERDARRRLPRAELDRLSASGLLAITVPAGHGGADVSAVTLAEVFRLLAAADASLAQIPQSHFSYLNVLRRQGTEAQQAFFFGEVLAGKRFGNAQSEAGTRHLQDIRTRLAPAADGSYTLTGVKNYSTGALFADWIPVLARAADDDLHVAYVPRDAPGLTVVDDWDGMGQRTTASGTVRLAAVSVPADRVVPHHLTFRGPQLHGASAQLLHAAIDAGIASGALAEAVAFVRTKSRPWFESGFETAAEDPLLIQRFGELALRVRGAEALLSAAARAVDAARGHLDEDTAAEASIAVAAAKVAAANAALETGSSLFEVSGTRSALDALGLHRHWRDARTHTLHDPSRWKVQHIGRYVLNGTKPPRHGLL